In Tripterygium wilfordii isolate XIE 37 chromosome 23, ASM1340144v1, whole genome shotgun sequence, one genomic interval encodes:
- the LOC119993874 gene encoding glucan endo-1,3-beta-glucosidase 8 — protein sequence MGSFWFLKWVLFVGLLGSLVEGIGVNWGTMASHKLPPKTVVQMLKDNGIQKVKLFDADQNTMTALAGSGLEVMVAIPNDQLSAMNVYDRAKEWVKRNVTRYNFNGGVNIKYVAVGNEPFLKSYNGSFMNTTFPALQNIQNALNEAGVGDSVKATVPLNADVYGSPDNNNYPSFGRFRSDISDLMTQIVQFMNKNNAPFTVNIYPFLSLYGNDDFPFNYAFFDGATPIVDSGTGIQYTNVFDANFDTLVSSLKAAGYGNMNILIGEVGWPTDGDKNANVGNAIRFYNGLLPRLAGNVGTPLRPGHIEVYLFSLLDEDAKSIAPGNFERHWGIFGFDGKPKFPMDLSGQNQNKFLVGAQNVQYLAPKWCVFNPNAKDLSKLADNIDYACTFSDCTALGYGSSCNNLDANGNASYAFNMYYQVQNQDDYACNFQGLAMVTTQNASQGTCNFITEIPSSSTSTGPTLMCLVLLVVSTFLLL from the exons ATGGGTAGTTTTTGGTTTCTGAAGTGGgttttgtttgttgggcttTTGGGATCTCTTGTTGAGGGAATTGGTGTTAATTGGGGTACAATGGCGAGTCACAAACTGCCTCCGAAGACGGTGGTGCAAATGTTGAAGGACAATGGGATCCAAAAGGTGAAGCTCTTTGATGCAGACCAGAACACCATGACTGCTCTTGCTGGGTCTGGCCTTGAGGTCATGGTGGCCATCCCCAATGACCAGCTTTCTGCCATGAATGTCTATGATCGAGCCAAGGAGTGGGTCAAGAGAAATGTCACTCGCTACAACTTCAATGGAGGAGTTAACATCAA GTATGTAGCGGTTGGAAATGAGCCTTTCCTCAAATCCTACAACGGCTCATTCATGAATACCACCTTCCCAGCATTACAGAACATTCAAAATGCCCTCAATGAAGCTGGGGTTGGAGACTCCGTTAAGGCCACCGTGCCATTAAATGCCGATGTCTATGGTTCACCAGATAACAACAATTATCCATCTTTTGGAAGATTCCGAAGTGATATTAGTGACCTCATGACCCAGATTGTTCAGTTTATGAATAAGAACAATGCTCCCTTCACCGTAAACATCTACCCCTTCTTAAGTCTCTATGGGAATGATGACTTCCCTTTTAATTATGCTTTCTTTGATGGGGCGACACCCATTGTAGATTCTGGGACTGGGATTCAGTACACCAATGTTTTTGATGCCAACTTTGACACCTTGGTTTCGTCTTTAAAAGCAGCGGGCTATGGAAACATGAACATTTTGATAGGGGAAGTGGGTTGGCCTACAGATGGGGACAAGAATGCGAATGTTGGTAATGCTATTAGATTCTACAACGGGCTTTTACCAAGACTCGCAGGCAATGTAGGAACCCCTCTTCGGCCTGGACATATAGAAGTCTACCTGTTCAGTCTTCTTGATGAAGATGCAAAAAGTATTGCTCCAGGAAATTTTGAGCGTCATTGGGGAATTTTTGGGTTCGACGGGAAGCCTAAATTTCCAATGGATTTGTCTGGCCAGAATCAGAACAAGTTTCTTGTTGGTGCACAGAACGTGCAATATCTTGCTCCAAAATGGTGTGTATTTAATCCTAATGCCAAGGACTTGAGCAAACTTGCAGATAACATAGACTACGCCTGCACATTTTCAGATTGCACAGCACTCGGATATGGTTCGTCTTGTAACAACTTGGATGCTAACGGGAATGCGTCATATGCATTCAACATGTACTACCAAGTACAGAATCAAGACGACTACGCCTGCAATTTTCAAGGTTTGGCCATGGTCACAACACAGAATGCATCACAAGGAACCTGCAATTTCATAACTGAGATCCCTTCGTCTTCTACTTCAACAGGTCCTACACTGATGTGTTTAGTACTTCTTGTAGTCTCAACATTTCTACTGCTATAG